A region of the Allorhizobium pseudoryzae genome:
GGCCGGTTCGCTGCCCATTCTAAAGGACGGCGACCTTCTGCTGACGGAGGTGAGCGCCATGCTGGTGCACCTCGCCACCCAAGCCGGGCTGGACTGGCTGGCGGGGGACATGCCGCATGCGGCGGCAGAGCAGCAGCAATGGCTGTCCTTCTCATCGCGGCTGACCGCAAGCCTGGGGCAGGCAAGGCTCTGCGCCATGTTCGAGGCGCCGGGCGATCTTGCGGCCTTGCAACAGAACGGCACCATCGCGCTTCGAACCCTGGAGGCAGCGCTTTTTGAAAAGCGCCTGCGGCAGCAGACCTTTCTCGTGTCGAACCATCCGACGATTTCCGACGTCGCCTGCTTTGCGCATGTGGTGCTCGCGCCGGACGGCGGCGTATCGCTCGATCCCTACCCGTCGATCCGGCTGTGGCAGCGGGCCATCCGCGCCCTCCCAGGGTTTATCGAGATGCCGGGCATTTACCGTCGTCACGACTTGAACGTGGAACCCGATACCAGCGCCGGCGGCGCGGCTCAGCAACAGATGTAATTCCTGCAGGAACGGCACCT
Encoded here:
- a CDS encoding glutathione S-transferase family protein; this translates as MKLYDYILSPDCYTIRLMAALIGMPLTLRPVDMHPGREHLAPHLLALNPAGSLPILKDGDLLLTEVSAMLVHLATQAGLDWLAGDMPHAAAEQQQWLSFSSRLTASLGQARLCAMFEAPGDLAALQQNGTIALRTLEAALFEKRLRQQTFLVSNHPTISDVACFAHVVLAPDGGVSLDPYPSIRLWQRAIRALPGFIEMPGIYRRHDLNVEPDTSAGGAAQQQM